In bacterium, the genomic window AAGGGTAAAATCGCCTGAAATTTACGATCACGACCCTGTTTGGCAGTTCCGGCGGCTGAATCTCCTTCAACGATATAGAGTTCTGATTCGGAAGGTTCGCGGCTCTGACAGTCAGCCAGTTTTCCTGGCAAGGTCATCCCTTCAAGAGCCCCTTTTCTGATGACTGCATCCTTAGCTGCCTTGGCGGCTAGTCTTGCTTTGGCAGCCAGAACAATTTTTTCCATGATCCGGCGCGCTTCACTTGGGTTTTCCTCAAAAAAGATTTCGAGTTTTTCTCTGACCGCAGAGTTCACAATTGGCTGGATCTCGGCATTGCCCAATTTGGATTTGGTTTGCCCTTCAAACTCAATCTTATCCGAGTTCATTTTGATAGTAACTACCGCAGTCAGTCCTTCACGAACGTCCTCACCAGTCAAACCTTCCTCGTTTTCCTTTACTGCTCCAATTTTGCGCGCATAATCATTGATTGCCCTGGTCAAAGCCATGCGAAACCCAGTCAGGTGGGTTCCCCCCTCAATGGTGTTGATGACATTGGCGAAAGACTCAACTGTTTCGGTGAAAGAGTCGCTGTACTGAATGGCGACATCGACAAAAACTTCGCTGACCTCCTTTTTGATAGTGATCGGCTGGTGCAGAGGGACTTTGTTTTTGTTCAAATGGGCAACTAGAGAAGTGATTCCCCCTTCAAAATAAAAGTTCTTGGCTGTCTCAGTACGAGCATCAAAAAGAGAAAAGGCTAGTCCGGCAACCAAATAGGCCCTTTCGCGAATTTGCTTTTCTAAAATGTGAAAATCAAGTTCGAGGGTCGAAAAAATTTCCTTGTCCGCTAGAAAAGTTGAGGCGGTTCCGGTGTTGAGATTGTCCCAAACCTCCTTGGTTTTCCCTATAAATTTTGTCGTAGAGATGACTTCGACTGGTTTGAGCGCCCCACCTCTGCGGTAGTCCTGGTGAAAGATTTTTCCATCTCGACGCACTTCGACCTCCATTTCGGCTGACAGAGCGTTGACGACGCTAGCTCCAACTCCGTGCAGTCCTCCGGAAACTTTATAACCCTCTCCACCAAATTTACCCCCGGCATGCAAATAAGTCATAGCTACTTCCAGAGCGCTTTTTTTGGCAGTCGGGTGCATCTCAGTTGGGATACCACGGCCGTTGTCGATCACAGTTACTCGGCTGTCGTCATGAAGAAAAACCCAGATTTTGCTGGCGTGACCGGCCAAAGCTTCATCGACAGAGTTGTCAACGATCTCAGTAACGAGATGATGCAAACCTCTTTGGTCGGTTGAACCAATATACATACCCGGTCGTTTTCTGACCGGTTCGAGACCCTCGAGAACCTGAATATCTTTTGCGGAATATTTGCTCGCCATAAATAAAAAAGAATTACGAATTTAGAATGCAGAATTCAGAAAGGGAAAAGGGAAAGAACAATCCTGAACTCTGAACTCTTAATTATTAATCCAGCCTTACCATTCTAGCAAACAAGGTAGGGATAATGCAAGGAAATTTGAATTCAGGCGGAAGTTTATGCTTGTCCTCTCAGTCTAAATTTGGTACGTCCAAGATGAGGTTGATTTTAGCCAGTTTTGGACTTGCTCTTTTGAGCAAAAACTCCTTGGTTTTCTGAATTTTCCTTAAATACTGAATGATTTGGGGCAGGCTTTTTCTTCCAAGATTGGAAAGAAGAACTTCTCTCCAGAGACTTTCCCACTCTTCTAGATCTAGGTTTTCAGCAAAGTCGATTTTTGAAGCCAAAGTCCTCCTTCCGAACTGCAAAAGCCCTTGCAACCTTTCCTCTGCGATTTCTATTTTTGGTAATCCCAGATCAAGTTTTTGGCAGCGTGAACTTAAGGTAGCCAGGACGGAAAATTCACTTGGGGCAGTGAGAATGACTTGGCTAGTTGAAGACGGTTCCTCTAGGGTTTTGAGAAAAAGATTTTGAGCTTCATGGCTCAAATTTTGAGCCTCAAGAACAACTGCGCTGGTTAGCTTACTGTTGAAAGGTTTTTTGGCAAGTTTGCCGAGAAGGTCACGTACTTTTTCGATGCCTGGGTCTTCCTCTGTGTCGAGAATTAAAGTGTCAAACTGGCTTGAGTTCTCGCCGGCCTTTTTGGCAGCTGACTCAACCCTTTTGTCTTGAGTTGCGCCCGAGATAAGCAAAGAGTGTTGTTGCATCAGCTCTACATTATAACTATCAAAGGGCAGATATCAATTGACATTGCTGCGGATAAGACTATAAAATGAATTAACGCCTGCTACTACTTTGTTAGAGAAGTTTTCTGCCCCTTTCTCAAGGGCAATTCCAAGCAGGTTCGCCTTTGAAATGGAACAAACTGACGAAAAAGGTATAGAAGACATTTTGGCCTCAAAAGGAAAGCTAACTGCCGATAAACTTTCGCTAGTGAAACTTGAGGCGATTAACACCGGCAAGCCGGTTGAAGATGTCATTTTGGAACACAAATTTGCTACTAGCGATGACATTATTGCGGCTCGTGGTGAGCTGCTTGATATCCCCTTTGTTGACCCAAACAAAAAACCAATTTCTGCTGAAGTCCTCAGTCTCCTTCCAGAACCAGTTGCTCGGCGCTACACTTTGATTCCGATAGATTTTGATAAAACCACCAACCAACTTTCTGTTGCAATGGCTGACCCGCTTGATTTGCAGGTAACTGAGTTTGTCGAGAGGAAAAGCGGCACAATTGTTAAGCCGTTTATTTCGACCAAAGAATTGATCAATCAGGCAATAGCTGATCAATACTCCCAGAATTTGACCACAGAAGTGACGGCTGCTCTCGAAGAGCAAGGTACGGTTCAAGCCAAAGAAGAGCTTAAGGATTTGAGTAAGGTTGAAGAGGTGATCAAGGAAGCTCCGGTGGCAAAAATCGTCTCCACCCTTCTTGAGTACGCTATGAAAGGTGGGGCTAGTGATATCCACATTGAGCCACTGGAAGACAAGACGCGTGTCCGCTACCGAATTGACGGGGTTTTGCTGGAAAGACTGGTCTTGCCCCGGAAAGTTCATGAAGCTTTGGTGAGCCGAGTCAAGATCCTTTCGGCTTTGAAAATTGATGAAAAAAGAATCCCCCAGGATGGTCGTTTCACTTTTAGGCTTGGTGAGCAGTCAGTTGACTTACGTATTTCCACTTTGCCGACAGTTCACGGAGAAAAAATTGTCATGCGACTTTTGCCCAAAGCCGCTTCTGCCCCAACTCTACAGGACTTAGGTTTGCGGGGTACAGCTCTTAAAGTTTTTGAGGATAATATTCAAAGGCCACACGGAATTATTCTGATCACCGGACCAACTGGTTCGGGAAAGACAACCACTTTGTTCTCGGCCTTATCAAAAATAAATTCCCCCAAAGTTAATATTGTGACGCTGGAAGATCCAGTTGAATACCAGATTCCTGGGGTAAACCAAGTTCAAATTAACCCCGTGGCCGGATTAACCTTTGCCTCTGGTTTGCGCAGTTTTCTGCGCCAGGATCCAAATATAATCATGGTTGGTGAGATCAGAGATGCTGAAACTGCTGAGCTGGCGATTCAAGCGGCTCTGACGGGACACTTGGTTTTCTCGACTTTGCATACAAACTCTTCGGCTGGAGCTCTACCGCGACTTTTGGAAATGGGTAGTGAAACCTTTTTGCTGGCTTCCTCGATGAGTGCAGTTGTGGCTCAGCGGGTTTGTAGGAAAATTTGTGTTGCTTGTAAGGAAAGCTATGACCCCCCGACTCCAATCAAGGACGATCTCAAAAAAGTTTTGGGAAATTTGGTGGATGGTGTGGCTGCGGGTAAGCTTTCTCAGGAAGAAGAGGCGGACGTGGAAGAAGTTCAAGGTAAAAAGAAGCTTGTGCTCTACCGTGGCAAAGGGTGTGACAAATGTGGGGATTCAGGCTACAAAGGTCGGGTCGGAATTTTTGAGGTTTTGCCTGTGACTGATCAAATTGGGAAATTGATTTTGGAGCGCTCCCCTTCGACAAAAATTGAGGAAATGGCTGTTGATCAAGGAATGGTGACGATGAAACAGGACGGTTATCTCAAATCAATTGAGGGTTTGACTACGATTGAGGAAGTCTTGAGGGTCGCTCAAGAATGATTTTAGTTTGCGACAAGGAGTTAATTATATGCTGCTAGAGCACCATATAATTTCAAAACAAGTAAATTTATAATTAGAAAGAAGGAATTTTGAAATTATGGAAATTCAAGAATTATTAGAAGAAGCACTACGTCGCGGGGCCTCAGATGTCCACCTGATGGTGGGTGCCTACCCAACTTTGCGAATTGATGGGGCTTTGGTACCAGTCACCAAGGGACCGAACCCAACACCAGAGGTGGTTGAAAAACTGGTCCTTTCTTTGACTTCGCCAGAGCAGAAGGAGCTGCTTTTAACCAATAAAGAAATTGATTTTTCTTTTGCTCTAGGAGAAATCGCCCGTTTTCGTGTCAACGCTTTTTATCAAAAAGGCTACTTGTCAGCCGCTCTGCGTTTGATTCCCTCCAAAATTCCGAGCCTTTCGGAACTGCACCTGCCGAAAGTTTTGGGGAATTTTTCAAAATTGCGCCAGGGTTTTATTTTGATGACTGGTCCGACAGGACACGGAAAATCGACTTCGATCGCCTCGATTATCAATGAAATCAATGAAAACCGCTCTGCCCATATCGTGACGATTGAGGATCCGATTGAGTACGTTTACCCGTCTAGGAAATCCCTGATCGCCCAGAGGGAAATGCATTTGGATACACACAGTTGGGAAAT contains:
- the gyrB gene encoding DNA topoisomerase (ATP-hydrolyzing) subunit B; translation: MASKYSAKDIQVLEGLEPVRKRPGMYIGSTDQRGLHHLVTEIVDNSVDEALAGHASKIWVFLHDDSRVTVIDNGRGIPTEMHPTAKKSALEVAMTYLHAGGKFGGEGYKVSGGLHGVGASVVNALSAEMEVEVRRDGKIFHQDYRRGGALKPVEVISTTKFIGKTKEVWDNLNTGTASTFLADKEIFSTLELDFHILEKQIRERAYLVAGLAFSLFDARTETAKNFYFEGGITSLVAHLNKNKVPLHQPITIKKEVSEVFVDVAIQYSDSFTETVESFANVINTIEGGTHLTGFRMALTRAINDYARKIGAVKENEEGLTGEDVREGLTAVVTIKMNSDKIEFEGQTKSKLGNAEIQPIVNSAVREKLEIFFEENPSEARRIMEKIVLAAKARLAAKAAKDAVIRKGALEGMTLPGKLADCQSREPSESELYIVEGDSAAGTAKQGRDRKFQAILPLGGKILNTERARLDRVIQFEEIKDLIIALGAGIGDTFNIEKVRYHRVILMTDADVDGEHIRTLLFTFFFRYMPQVIEKGYLYIACPPLYKLTFGKEDFYAYNDGEKDKLVSEHKKESRAVSIQRYKGLGEMNAEQLWETTMNPNHRLLKKVNIEDAATADEVFNMLMGDEVPPRKKFIQSRAKFATLDI
- a CDS encoding GspE/PulE family protein — translated: MEQTDEKGIEDILASKGKLTADKLSLVKLEAINTGKPVEDVILEHKFATSDDIIAARGELLDIPFVDPNKKPISAEVLSLLPEPVARRYTLIPIDFDKTTNQLSVAMADPLDLQVTEFVERKSGTIVKPFISTKELINQAIADQYSQNLTTEVTAALEEQGTVQAKEELKDLSKVEEVIKEAPVAKIVSTLLEYAMKGGASDIHIEPLEDKTRVRYRIDGVLLERLVLPRKVHEALVSRVKILSALKIDEKRIPQDGRFTFRLGEQSVDLRISTLPTVHGEKIVMRLLPKAASAPTLQDLGLRGTALKVFEDNIQRPHGIILITGPTGSGKTTTLFSALSKINSPKVNIVTLEDPVEYQIPGVNQVQINPVAGLTFASGLRSFLRQDPNIIMVGEIRDAETAELAIQAALTGHLVFSTLHTNSSAGALPRLLEMGSETFLLASSMSAVVAQRVCRKICVACKESYDPPTPIKDDLKKVLGNLVDGVAAGKLSQEEEADVEEVQGKKKLVLYRGKGCDKCGDSGYKGRVGIFEVLPVTDQIGKLILERSPSTKIEEMAVDQGMVTMKQDGYLKSIEGLTTIEEVLRVAQE
- a CDS encoding type IV pilus twitching motility protein PilT yields the protein MEIQELLEEALRRGASDVHLMVGAYPTLRIDGALVPVTKGPNPTPEVVEKLVLSLTSPEQKELLLTNKEIDFSFALGEIARFRVNAFYQKGYLSAALRLIPSKIPSLSELHLPKVLGNFSKLRQGFILMTGPTGHGKSTSIASIINEINENRSAHIVTIEDPIEYVYPSRKSLIAQREMHLDTHSWEIALRSVLREDPDVVLIGEMRDYETIEAALTIAETGHLVFATLHTNSAAQSIDRIVGVFPENQQEQVRQQLSQVLEAIVSMRLIPGASSGRWPAVEILLANSAVRNVIREGKSHLIDNIIQTSTGIGMVMMDSSLADLVRSNKITLEVAQSFSLRPEELMRELKKVTKE